The proteins below are encoded in one region of Penicillium psychrofluorescens genome assembly, chromosome: 4:
- a CDS encoding uncharacterized protein (ID:PFLUO_006422-T1.cds;~source:funannotate): MEHDHEPGSDITVLSWDGPRDPGNPYNWSHSRKWTVTILAVWLTFITMIDGTIITVAHDAINTEFNISDANFPNSYWTVTSWAIGGGCFSLLVLPLMEDFGMRKVFLLTYGIFLCFVIPQAVAQNFATLIVTRFFAGGCVAILANTSATVIGNVWDSEKSRNVPISLYIVFYLAGSSIGPVVGASIFQFLSWRWIGYIQLIWYGAFFPIYFFLFKECRGIAILWERAKALRREGKMVYTQHEIDSQGKSMLRIVGRSAARPLFLFCTESVVFVSTLWSAFTVGTLYLFTQSVEQVFSGLYGWTAVQAGYVQSAIVIGECIGWAGTLFSGRLYFSSASRNTEVPGTPIPEARLYLAIVGGMVGISGGMFTYAWTSYPHLPWIAPAIGLAMVGAGSVIVVTGISDYLVDAYAKYAASVIGIVATGENTFSAFLPLAAASMYSHLGFQWASTVLAFISLALSFAPIMVLLWGRQIRARSPFMKEAMVEKRRKSVDSV, translated from the exons ATGG AACATGACCATGAACCTGGCTCCGACATAACCGTCCTGTCGTGGGACGGACCTCGCGACCCGGGCAATCCATACAACTGGTCGCACTCCCGGAAATGGACCGTCACCATCCTAGCAGTCTGGCTCACGTTCATCACAATGATTGATggcaccatcatcaccgtcgCACACGacgccatcaacaccgaGTTCAACATCTCCGATGCCAACTTCCCCAATTCCTACTGGACAGTGACCAGCTGGGccatcggcggcggatgCTTctcgctgctggtgctgccacTCATGGAGGATTTCGGCATGCGCAAAGTATTTCTACTGACTTATGGCATTTTCCTCTGCTTTGTGATCCCGCAAGCCGTGGCGCAGAACTTCGCCACTTTGATCGTGACGCGCTTTTTCGCCGGCGGCTGCGTCGCCATCCTGGCGAATACCTCCGCCACGGTCATTGGGAATGTGTGGGACAGCGAGAAGTCGCGCAATGTCCCCATCAGCCTGTATATCGTCTTCTATCTGGCTGGCAGCAGCATCGGACCCGTTGTCGGAGCGTCTATCTTCCAGTTTCTCTCGTGGAGGTGGATCGGCTACATCCAGCTGATCTGGTACGGCGCTTTCTTCCCGATTTatttcttccttttcaaAGAGTGCCGCGGCATTGCTATTCTGTGGGAGCGCGCGAAAGCGTTACGGCGGGAGGGAAAGATGGTTTACACCCAGCACGAGATCGATAGCCAAGGCAAGTCGATGCTACGGATCGTAGGCCGCAGCGCAGCGCGGCCActcttcttgttctgcaCCGAGTCTGTGGTCTTTGTGTCGACGTTATGGTCCGCTTTTACCGTGGGCACGCTCTACCTGTTCACGCAGTCCGTCGAGCAGGTGTTTTCGGGGTTGTACGGCTGGACCGCCGTGCAGGCGGGATACGTCCAATCGGCCATCGTGATCGGGGAATGCATAGGATGGGCAGGGACTCTGTTTTCAGGCCGGTTGTACTTCAGCTCGGCTTCCCGCAATACCGAAGTCCCCGGGACTCCTATCCCAGAGGCAAGGCTGTACCTTGCGATTGTGGGGGGTATGGTTGGGATCTCTGGAGGCATGTTCACCTACGCCTGGACATCCTACCCGCATCTCCCGTGGATCGCCCCAGCCATCGGTCTTGCAATGGTGGGAGCCGGCAGCGTGATTGTTGTGACGGGCATCTCGGACTATTTGGTTGATGCCTATGCCAAGTACGCCGCCAGCGTGATTGGCATCGTCGCAACGGGCGAGAACACCTTCTCGGCTTTCCTGCcgctcgccgccgcgagCATGTACTCGCATCTTGGGTTTCAGTGGGCTAGCACTGTGCTGGCATTTATCTCCCTGGCCTTGTCCTTTGCGCCGATTATGGTGCTCCTCTGGGGAAGACAGATCCGAGCGCGAAGTCCGTTCATGAAGGAGGCTATGGTcgagaagaggaggaagagcgtCGACTCTGTTTGA
- a CDS encoding uncharacterized protein (ID:PFLUO_006423-T1.cds;~source:funannotate), protein MPPTIPDKQWAQVIEKKGGPPVYKQIPVPKPGPDEVLVNIKYTGVCHTDLHAMNGDWPLPLKMPLVGGHEGAGVVVAKGELAKGIEVGDHAGIKWLNGSCLSCEFCKTADEPLCAEQQLSGYTVDGTFQQYAIGKAAHVSKLPEEVPLDAVAPILCAGITVYKGLKESGARPGQTVAIVGAGGGLGSLAQQYAKAMGLRVLAIDGGDEKRAMCEKLGAETFIDFTKTKDIVADVKAATPGGLGAHAVLLLAVSEKPFQQACDYVRSRGSIVAIGMPANAFVKAPVFETVVKMINIKGSYVGNRQDGVEAVDFFARGLIHAPFKVAPLEDLPKIFELMQQGKIAGRYVLEIPQ, encoded by the exons ATGCCTCCCACCATCCCAGACAAGCAATGGGCGCAAGTGATCGAGAAGAAAGGCGGCCCACCGGTGTACAAGCAGATCCCGGTGCCCAAGCCAGGGCCCGACGAGGTCCTCGTGAACATCAAGTACACCGGCGTATGCCACACGGACCTGCACGCCATGAACGGCGACTGGCCGCTGCCGTTGAAGATGCCGCTAGTGGGCGGCCACGAAGGCGCCGGTGTGGTGGTCGCCAAGGGAGAGCTGGCCAAGGGCATTGAGGTCGGCGACCACGCAGGCATCAAGTGGCTGAATGGCTCGTGTCTGTCGTGTGAGTTCTGCAAGACAGCCGACGAGCCTCTTTGCGCCGAGCAGCAGTTGTCGGGCTACACCGTCGACGGAACGTTCCAGCAGTATGCTATTGGCAAGGCTGCGCATGTGTCCAAGCTGCCCGAGGAGGTGCCTCTCGATGCGGTTGCGCCGATTCTCTGTGCTGGTATTACCGTCTACAAGGGTCTCAAGGAGTCTGGTGCTCGTCCCGGTCAGACGGTCGCGATcgttggtgctggtggcgGACTCGGATCTCTGGCGCAGCAGTATGCGAAGGCGATGGGTCTGCGCGTTCTTGCCATcgatggcggagatgagAAGCGTGCTATGTGTGAGAAGCTGGGCGCGGAG ACCTTCATCGACTTCACCAAAACCAAGGACATCGTCGCAGACGTCAAGGCCGCTACGCCCGGAGGGCTGGGCGCTCACGCTGTGCTCCTGCTCGCCGTCTCGGAGAAGCCTTTCCAGCAGGCATGTGATTACGTTCGCTCGCGCGGTTCCATCGTCGCCATCGGCATGCCGGCCAATGCATTCGTCAAGGCTCCCGTCTTTGAAACCGTGGTGAAGATGATCAATATCAAGGGCAGTTATGTTGGGAACCGACAGGATGGAGTCGAGGCCGTGGATTTCTTCGCCCGCGGCCTGATCCATGCGCCGTTCAAAGTTGCGCCACTGGAGGACCTGCCCAAGATCTTTGAATTGATGC AGCAAGGCAAGATCGCCGGCCGCTATGTTCTTGAGATTCCCCAGTAA